A stretch of the Pseudomonas sp. ACM7 genome encodes the following:
- a CDS encoding RnfABCDGE type electron transport complex subunit G — MSRSSSVVILVLLAGLGIGATYLVQHTSAPRIAAEQRLIDSRNLLDLLPAESYDNQPLEQPLALESTGLANSTLLGGYLATKTGQPSAVLLRSQTLGYEGSIELLIAIGANGKVLGVKTLKQSETPGLGGRLADWPNAWLQAFSGKSRTEPADNGWALKKDQGQFDKMAGATITSRAVINAIHDALRYFDEHQQQLIGSSAHE, encoded by the coding sequence ATGAGCCGATCGTCGAGCGTTGTGATCCTGGTGTTGCTGGCAGGCCTGGGGATTGGCGCGACTTACCTCGTGCAACACACCAGCGCGCCGCGCATTGCGGCCGAACAGCGCCTGATCGACAGTCGTAACCTGCTGGACCTGCTCCCGGCTGAAAGCTACGACAATCAGCCGCTGGAACAGCCGCTCGCCCTCGAAAGCACTGGATTGGCCAACAGCACGCTGCTAGGTGGCTACCTGGCGACCAAGACTGGCCAACCCAGCGCCGTGTTGCTGCGCAGCCAGACCCTGGGTTACGAGGGTTCCATCGAATTGCTGATCGCCATCGGCGCAAACGGCAAGGTGCTGGGCGTCAAAACGCTCAAGCAATCGGAAACACCTGGGCTGGGCGGTCGACTCGCTGACTGGCCCAATGCCTGGCTTCAGGCTTTTTCCGGAAAGTCCCGAACAGAACCTGCCGACAATGGCTGGGCCTTGAAAAAGGATCAGGGGCAATTCGATAAAATGGCGGGCGCGACCATTACTTCGAGAGCGGTCATCAACGCCATCCATGACGCGTTGCGCTACTTCGACGAACATCAGCAACAGTTGATCGGGAGCAGCGCTCATGAATAA
- a CDS encoding PA3496 family putative envelope integrity protein → MSTGKEQLDVEDDFTPVEADDAEPVVEVAKTNLSKRRTIDNLLEERRLQKQLADYDFDL, encoded by the coding sequence ATGAGCACTGGCAAAGAGCAATTGGACGTAGAAGACGACTTCACCCCTGTTGAGGCTGATGATGCTGAACCGGTGGTTGAAGTGGCGAAGACCAACCTGAGCAAACGCCGTACCATCGACAATCTGTTGGAGGAGCGCCGACTGCAAAAGCAATTGGCCGATTACGATTTTGATCTATGA
- a CDS encoding RnfABCDGE type electron transport complex subunit D: MPPLESVDERLQQAMKLVLLATVPGMLVFFWLYGWGVLINLILTGITALAVEATVLRLRKLALKPSLSDGSALVSATLLALALPPYCPWWLTVCAAAFAMVFGKHLYGGVGKNPFNPAMLGFALVLVTFPQQMTHWPSSHGLDLIGGLQQVFGFSLGQTPDAWVQATALDSLRINKSLTMDELFAANPAFGHFGGRGMEWVNLAFLAGGAFLLQRRVFSWHAPVGMLASLFIVSLLCWNGSGSDSHGSPLFHLLTGASMLGAFFIVTEPVSGAKSPGARLLFGAGVGLLTYLIRTWGGYPDGVAFAVLLMNLCVPALERFATSRLERGAP; encoded by the coding sequence ATGCCGCCCCTTGAATCGGTCGACGAACGCCTCCAGCAAGCCATGAAACTGGTATTGCTGGCCACCGTGCCGGGGATGCTGGTGTTTTTCTGGCTGTATGGCTGGGGCGTGTTGATCAACCTGATTCTGACGGGTATTACCGCACTGGCCGTTGAAGCGACCGTGTTGCGCTTGCGCAAGCTTGCGCTCAAGCCGAGCTTGAGCGACGGCAGTGCGCTGGTCAGCGCGACGCTGTTGGCTCTGGCCTTGCCGCCTTATTGCCCGTGGTGGCTGACGGTCTGTGCCGCGGCGTTCGCGATGGTGTTCGGCAAACACCTGTATGGCGGCGTTGGCAAGAACCCGTTCAACCCGGCAATGCTGGGCTTCGCCCTGGTGCTGGTGACCTTTCCCCAACAGATGACCCACTGGCCGTCATCCCATGGGCTGGACCTGATCGGCGGCTTGCAGCAGGTGTTCGGGTTCAGCCTCGGGCAGACGCCAGACGCCTGGGTCCAGGCCACGGCGCTGGACAGCCTGCGGATCAACAAAAGCCTGACCATGGACGAACTGTTTGCAGCCAACCCGGCGTTCGGTCATTTCGGCGGCCGAGGCATGGAATGGGTCAACCTGGCCTTTCTGGCAGGTGGCGCGTTTCTGCTGCAACGACGGGTGTTCAGCTGGCATGCGCCGGTCGGCATGCTCGCCAGCCTGTTCATCGTCAGCCTGCTGTGCTGGAACGGCTCGGGCTCCGACTCCCATGGCTCGCCGCTGTTTCATCTGCTCACTGGCGCGAGCATGCTGGGTGCATTCTTCATCGTCACGGAACCGGTGTCCGGCGCAAAAAGCCCCGGCGCGCGACTGCTGTTCGGCGCGGGCGTAGGGCTGCTGACGTACCTGATTCGTACCTGGGGTGGTTATCCGGACGGCGTAGCCTTTGCCGTGCTGTTGATGAACCTCTGTGTGCCGGCGCTGGAGCGGTTTGCCACCTCCAGACTGGAACGAGGTGCGCCATGA
- the nth gene encoding endonuclease III, giving the protein MNAAKRLEIFRRFHEDNPEPKTELAYSSPFELLISVILSAQSTDVGVNKATAKLYPVANTPAAIYALGVEGLSEYIKTIGLFNSKAKNVIETCRLLVERHGGEVPQTREELEALPGVGRKTANVVLNTAFRQLTMAVDTHIFRVSNRTGIAPGKNVVEVEQKLMKFVPKEYLLDSHHWLILHGRYVCLARKPRCGSCRIEDLCEYKQKTSDD; this is encoded by the coding sequence ATGAATGCCGCAAAACGTCTGGAAATTTTTCGCCGATTTCACGAAGACAACCCGGAACCGAAGACCGAACTGGCCTACTCCTCGCCGTTCGAATTACTGATCTCCGTGATTCTCTCCGCGCAGTCGACCGATGTCGGCGTCAACAAGGCCACCGCCAAGCTCTACCCGGTGGCCAATACACCAGCGGCGATTTATGCCCTGGGTGTCGAAGGTTTGTCGGAATACATCAAGACCATCGGCTTGTTCAACAGCAAAGCGAAAAACGTGATCGAGACCTGTCGATTACTGGTGGAACGTCATGGAGGTGAAGTGCCGCAAACCCGTGAAGAGCTGGAAGCGTTACCCGGCGTCGGCCGCAAGACCGCCAACGTAGTGCTCAACACCGCGTTCCGTCAGCTGACCATGGCCGTGGACACGCATATTTTCCGGGTCAGCAACCGTACCGGCATTGCTCCAGGCAAAAATGTGGTCGAGGTTGAGCAAAAACTCATGAAGTTCGTGCCGAAGGAATATCTGCTCGACTCCCATCACTGGCTGATCCTCCACGGACGCTACGTTTGCCTGGCCCGCAAGCCTCGTTGCGGCAGTTGTCGGATCGAAGACTTGTGCGAATACAAGCAAAAGACGTCGGACGATTGA
- a CDS encoding Rnf-Nqr domain containing protein, with the protein MNKSSTLQNSLMLAPLIGATDSLVSALGLWLMFIVVISAFGVSMGALRSRLVPATRLLASVLLAATLTSCAELAVQVWSLQWHQHVGFYAGLIALQCVVLEHTGFFQSAWRDRLRLCGLFGALMAGLGLLRELIGSGTLGSHLPWLAGTAQADWQGWVLTADGGLRLATLAPGGFILLGLLFAARQAWTRSTPPH; encoded by the coding sequence ATGAATAAGTCATCGACGCTGCAGAATTCACTGATGCTTGCACCGCTGATCGGTGCCACGGATTCATTGGTGTCCGCTCTGGGCTTGTGGCTGATGTTCATCGTGGTGATCAGCGCCTTTGGAGTGAGCATGGGCGCGTTGCGATCCCGACTTGTCCCGGCGACACGTTTGCTTGCCAGCGTCCTGTTGGCGGCCACGCTGACCAGTTGCGCGGAGCTCGCCGTGCAAGTCTGGTCGCTGCAATGGCACCAACATGTAGGGTTCTATGCAGGATTGATTGCCTTGCAATGCGTTGTGCTGGAACACACCGGTTTTTTCCAGAGCGCCTGGCGTGATCGCCTGCGCCTGTGTGGCCTGTTCGGCGCGTTGATGGCAGGCCTTGGCTTGCTGCGCGAACTCATCGGCAGCGGGACACTCGGCAGCCATCTGCCATGGCTGGCGGGCACTGCGCAAGCGGACTGGCAAGGCTGGGTGCTGACTGCCGACGGTGGCTTGCGCCTGGCCACCCTGGCCCCTGGCGGATTCATTCTGCTGGGACTGCTGTTCGCCGCACGTCAGGCCTGGACCCGCTCGACGCCCCCACACTGA